cacttctgtaatcatgaagtgctttgagaggctggttatggcacacattTACTCTACCATCCCAGCcacactagacccacttcaatttgcataacAGATTCATagacgacgcaatctcaatttctctccacactgccctcacccacctagataagaggaatacctatgtgagaatgctattcattgactatagctcagcgatCAACACCATTGTCCCCACCAAGCTCTTCAATAAGCTTAGGATTCTgggtctgaacacctccctctgcaactggatcctggacttcctgatgggccgatcccaggtggtgaggtaggcaacatcacctccaccacgctgacccttaacataggggccccacaggggtgtgtgcttagtccctgtacttcctgttcacccacgactgtgtggccacacatgactccaacaccattatcaaGTTAGCTGacaacacaacggtggtaggcctgatcatcggcAACGTTGAGTCAGCCTAcatggtcagtgacctggcaaTGCTGTGCCAGAGCAACAACATCTCCgtcaatttttttaaatatttatttatttatttcacctttatttaaccaggtaggctagttgagaacaggttctcatttgcaactgcgacctggccaagataaagcatagcagagtgaacagacaacacagagttacacatggagtaaacaattaacaagtcaataacacagtagagaaaaaaaaggggagtctatatacaatgtgtgtaaaaggcatgaggaggtaggcgaataattacaatattgcagattaacactggagtgataaatgatcagatgatcatgtacaggtagagatatttgtgtgcaaaagagcagaaaggtaaataaataaaaactgtggggatgaggtaggtgaaaatgggtgggctatttaccaatagattatgtacagctgcagcgatcggttagctgctcagatagctgatgtttgaagttggtgagggagataaaagtctccaacttcagcgatttttgcaaatcgttccagtcacaggcagcagagtactggaacgaaaggcggccgaatgaggtgttggctttggggatgctcaatgagatacacctgctggagcgcgtgctacggatgggtgttgccatcgtgaccagtgagctgagataaggcggagctttgcctagcatggccttgtagatgacctggagccagtgggtctggcgacgaatatgtagcgagggccagccgactagagcatacaagtcgcagtggtgggtagtataaggtgctttagtgacaaaacggatggcactgtgataaactgcatccagtttgctgagaagagtgttggaagccattttgtagatgacatcgccgaagtcgaggatcggtaggatagtcagttttactagggtaagcttggcagcgtgagtgaaggaggctttgttgcggaatagaaagctgactcttgatttgattttcgattggagatgtttgatatgggtctggaaggagagtttgcagtctagccagacacctaggtacttataggtgtccacatattcaaggtcggaaccatccagtgtggtgatgctagtcgggcaagcgggtgcaggcagcgatcggttgaaaagcatgcatttggttttactaacgtttaagagcagttggaggccacggaaggagtgttgtatggcattgaagctcgattggaggttagatagcacagtgtccaatgacgggccgaaagtgtatagaatggtgtcgtctgcgtagaggtggatcagggaatcgcccgcagcaagagcaacatcattgatatacacagagaaaagagtcggcccgagaattgaaccctgtggcacccccatagagactgccagaggaccggacaacatgccctccgatttgacacactgaactctgtctgcaaagtaattggtgaaccaggcaaggcagtcatccgaaaagccgaggctactgagtctgccgataagaatatggtgattgacagagtcgaaagccttggcaaggtcgatgaagacggctgcacagtactgtcttttatcgatggcggttatgatgtcgtttagtaccttgagtgtggctgaggtgcacccgtgaccggctcggaaaccagattgcatagcggagaaggtacggtgggattcgagatggtcagtgacctgtttgttgacttggctttcgaagaccttagataggcagggcagaatggatataggtctgtaacagtttgggtccagggtgtctccccctttgaagagggggatgactgcagcagctttccaatccttggggatctcagacgatatgaaagagaggttgaacaggctggtaataggggttgcgacaatggcggcggatagtttcagaaatagagggtccagattgtcaagcccagctgatttatacgggtccaggttttgcagctctttcagaacatctgctatctggatttgggtaaaggagaacctggagaggcttgggcgaggagctgcggggggggcggagctgttggccgaggtaggagtagccaggcggaaggcatggccagccgttgagaaatgcttgttgaagttttcgataatcatggatttgtcggtggtgaccgtgttccctagcctcagtgcagtgggcagctgggaggaggtgctcttgttctccatggacttcacagtgtcccagaactttttggagttggagctacagaaTGTCAACAAGACCAAGGAGTTgatcgtggacaacaggaaaCAGGGAGCGCgagcacacccctatccacatcaatggggcAGGAGTGGAGCTGGTAgacagtttcaagttccttggtgtccaaatcactaaagacttaaaatggtccaaacacacatgcacagtaGTGAAGAAGGTGCGACAGTGTCTCTTcaccctcaggaggttgaaaaagtttggcatgggccctcaaatcctgaaaaggttctacagctgtaccattgagagcatattgactggatgcatcactgcttggtatggcaatagcaccgccctccatcgcatggcgctacagagcATTGTGCAgatagcccagtacatcactgggcccgagctccctgccatccaggacctctatattagGCGGTGTGAAAAGAATGCCTGGAAAATCGtcagactccaaccacccaagccataggcTATTTTCTCTGCTGCCGCACTGCAAAAGGTACCGGTggatcaagtctgacaccaacaggctcttgcACAACTTCTTTCCCCAAGCAATATGACTGATTCATAGCTAACACATGAGCTATATGGACTGAGATTATCTTGTATCTTTAATGAGCTTTTATTTCAATATTTGCAGTCTATGCACACTCAGTGCCCCATACACTAACTCCATCATTTGCTCACTCACACTTAATTCGCACATACATTTAAACTGACTCtacacatatgctgctgctactctgtttatcttatatcctgttgcctagtccccttacccctattCATAGCTACAGTACCTCCATCACAACAGTATTCCTGcacatgtaaatatggtattggatatgactttaatatttcctgtatatacactgctcagaaaaataaagggaacacttaaacaacacaatgtaactccaagtcaatcacacttctgtgaaatcaaactgtccacttaggaagcaacactgattgacaataaatttcacatgctgttgtgcaaatggaatagacaacaggtggaaattataggcaattagcaagacacccccaataaaggagtggttctgcaggtggtgaccacttctcagttcctatgcttcctggctgatgttttggtcacgtttgaatgctggcggtgctttcactctagtggtagcatgagaaggagtctacaacccacacaagtggctcaggtagtgcagctcatccaggatggcacatcaatgcgagctgtggcaaggtttgctgtgtctgtcagcgtagtgtccagagcatggaggcgctaccaggagacaggccaatacatcaggagacgtggaggaggccgtaggagggcaacaacccagcagcaggaccgctacctccgccgtTGTGCaagaaggagcaggaggagcactgccagagccctgcaaaatgatctccagcaggccacaaatgtgcatgtgtctgctcaaacggtcagaaacagactccatgagggtggtatgagggcccgacgtccacaggtgggggttgtgcttacagcccaacaccatgcaggacgtttggcatttgccagagaacaccaagattggcaaattctccACTGGCGCCctatgctcttcacagatgaaagcaggttcacactgagcacatgtgacagacgtgacagagtctggagacgccgtggagaacgttctgctgcctgcaacatcctccagcatgaccggtttcacggtgggtcagtcatggtgtggggtggcatttctttgggggggctgcacagccatccatgtgctcgccagaggtagcctgactgccattaggtaccgagatgagatcctcagaccccttgtgagaccatatgctggtgcgtttggccctgggttcctcctaatgcaagacaatgctagacctcatgtggttggagtgtgtcagcagttcctgcaagaggaaggcattgatgctatggactggcccgcccgttccccagacctgaatccaattgagcacatctgggacatcgtctcgctccatccaccaacgccacgttgcaccacagactgtccatgagttggcggatgctttagtccaggtctgggaggagatcatccgccacctcatcaggagcatgcccaagcgttgtagggaggtcatacaggcacgtggaggccacacacactactgagcctcattttgaggacattacatcaaagttggatcagcctgtagtgtggttttccacttgaaTTTTGAGtgggactccaaatccagacctccatgggttgataaatttgatttccattgataatttgtgtgactttgtcagcacattcaactatgtaaagaaaaaagtatttaataacatTTCATTCAGATTTAGGATgttttattttagtgttccctttattttgagCAGTGTAGAATGCTTTCTTAGTGTATTTCATGTTTCTTTCTAgtaatacattgttattgattatttcACTGTTGGGTTTAGAGTTAGCAAGAAAGTAATTTCATGGTTCTTATGCATGAGACATCAAAACATGCTAGTTAAGTTGCCTATTGTGCtacaaatgtgttttgttggaatGTGAATGTTTAGTGTATGGTTCTTTTCTCCTTATTTGCATGGATCATTTCTGCACTCAAGCAATATAGTAAAATGTACATATGGGAGAGAACATTACAAGTAATCTGAGAATAAAGTCAACAAGAAAGAGACCTCAAACAGCTTTTATTACATTTTTCAATAACAGTACATTATCTATCTTGCATCCAGCTCGCTGTGGTACAGCAACATACTGaaataaaatacacaaaaaaAAGGTGAAGAGTACAAGGATGCAGAGCTCTATCTTATCAATGGAAGGAGAAAAAGGAAATCTCAATTGAATTGCAAGTCATTTTACTTGTGGCCACACACAAATACATCACATTTATTGTACATCGCAGGGAAAATAAAGAAATGTCACAACTATTAAAGAAAGTGCTTCTGTATACAGTGAAAAAAAAAATTGTCATTGATGCTTTGACATATTTAAaagacaaaataaaaaaatatcacaaGAAAACTGAAAATGTGTTTTGTTCCATTGGTTGTGAAAATGTAAAGGTGAGATTGTGTGAACCACCCAACAGAGCTCCCAATCATTCCTTTATGAATTATAAAAAGTGGCATCATTAGAACTGGTAAGCATATTTCAGAGTCTGCAGTCAATAGGAAATCATTCTTCACTTTTAATTCTCTGGTGCATAGCCTTGCCAGTGTAAGTACATAAATGTATGCAGAGTCTAGCCAAAAATACCTTGAATAAAGTTCAAATTATAGTTAACAGGTTACTATCCTTACGAAAAAGACAGACAACTTGGGCCTTTGCACCTTGGAAAGCAATTCTACAGCATGCACGCCTAAATTAACCCATGGCAGACCAAAAAAAATATGACATTTCAGATCATTATTTTCAGACATTGATTTGTACATTTCATTCACAGAATAGCAAATGCAGTTCCAAGCACAGGAAGGGTCTGTCTATTTAGTCAGATGAGGTCCATCACTGAGAagtggacaaaaaaaaaacaataatccCCCACCCATTTACTAAATCCAGCCTTGCCACAAAAATAACAGAACCCCATTCTAAACCCCACCCAAataacaagacagttaacccctTCAGTTAACTGAAAATAAGTTACTCAAATCCTTTTGCTTTGGAATGAGCCTTCATCAGAATTTATAGCATGTGCTTGGTTAGTTAACAATATTAGTTGAAGCTAATTTGATTTTCTGTGCAAAAAAAGCTGTGATTAAACAAACCGCTATTATATAAATACATCATAGAAACGTTCCGAAAGTTGCTCATGTAATCTGGTCAAGCTTTTGCTTTCAAGCTCTCTTCATGTTATTTTGTCCCATCTTTCTTACATGATTAAATTAGATTAAAATGAAAAGCTTTAATTTTAAAAACATATCTAAAACCACTGAGGAAACATGACAAACGAAAGTCATTGAATAAAACTATAACCTTCAGAGAATagaattcaaaaaaaaaaaaaaaaaagttaaatatttGTACAATTACGCTCCAACATTTGCTTTTGAGACGCATACATTTGCATGGGATGATAGTGTTTTTTCATTCAAGGTAACATAAAATGGTCCAAGAAGGAATGCACAAGTTTGATTTGATACCACAGGAAATATTTTAAACTAGGTGATAAACAATTGTGCTCTTCTTTGTGTAGGAAAGGCATTGGTTTCCCTTCATTTTTGTGGTTTCCAAGTCCGTTTAAAACGGGGTTGAAGAAGATGCTGTGAAATTTTACATTCTTAAGTTGTTGTAAATGGTCTTCCAGTAAACTTGAATTCAAAATTACATCTGAAAAAGAAAAAAGTGGAAAAGGTCAAAGAGCTATAGTGGGGTTGAACTATAGTGAACAATACACTGTATACAAGTAGCTAAGGCTGAGCAATACAAAAAAGGGAAAGCACCTTCAGGTTTCAATTCCAGATCTTCAGAAAACTGTCCCAGGATCCTGTTGCAACTGCCATGCCATCATCAGTGACTCCCAGGCAGCTAACACGATTGTCATGTCCAGCCAACACACCTAAAACAGCACTATAGCATTAGTCGAAGGACTTTTTGTGGTGGGGATCTACTAGGATGCCGGGAATGATGCAGTTTCATTATACTGACATGATAAAGTTAAAATAAACATCAGTTTGTGGTAACAAAGTTTTTTTGAATAAAACATTTCCAGGACATGTTGTGTTTGACTAATATGTGTACAAGATAAACGTTGCTTGGTGTGCAATGAGGTGTCTCTGCAGGGGTCGCATTAGCTTTCAGAAAATGGCATTTTCAAAACGCAGACCATCCAAAGAATGCGTTTTCAACCATTTCACCTGCATTTTATATTCAAATTCGTGTTTTTTTGCTGTTGCTTCATTAGAGTGATCAGGGGCCTGCAACTGTACTTTTTCTTCACACCCCCCAAAAATTTGCTTCACGTTTTCATTAGTTGACAAAAGTGCAACACTATTTGGCTAGCAGCCACATAAGTAAATTAGCTTGCAATGAAAGTTGCTTGAAGTTAATCTAATTTAACTTGCTACCGGAGAaaagtactgtacatatcagtctGAGCACTGTCTGATTGGTCAAGACGAGAGCAAAGATCTCTCATCTGATTGGAGAAGTGCAACTGAATCACAAAATGTGTTCTTTTATATTCACAATTTGGAGCGAACTGTGACTGAAGGCGAGCAGAAATGACAATAAGAAGCATTTTAGATCGCAGTTTACAAAAACGCAGCAAAATATGTGTCCCGCTTTTTTATGCGGGAAAATATCCTGCGTTATTGCAACCTCTGCTCAGGGGGGTTATCAGTGACTCACCGGCACGGTCAGCCTTCAGTGTGTCCCACACGTTGCAGTTGAAGTCATCATATCCAGCTAGGAGGAGACGGCCACTTTTGGAGAAAGCAACAGAGGTGATGCCACAGATGATGTTGTCATGGGAGTAGCACATCAGCTCCTGGTCGGCACGAAGGTCGAAGAGTCTGCAGGTGGCATCATCAGAGCCCGTACAAAAGGCATTGCCATTGGGGAAGAACTGTAAAGCACAGATCAGATCACAGAATTAGGACAGACTATTAGACCTGGGAATtcccagggacctcacaatacgatattatcacgaaaCTTAGGTGCTGATACGATATGTACTGCATTTGTCATGACTCTATACGTATTGAGATTCAAAACAATGCTCACTATATGCCTTCTGCAGAGAGACAAGAGCATGAGAAAAGGAGTTTTGATCAGTGATGGAAATAAAATTGCTGAAAACATGctggctcactatttaaaaagaagatgggaacaagctataggatgaaaaataACAGTCTTGGTACAGGCACAGCCGTCTAGTTCTAGCTACATTTTTTGGAGTCAAAGTATGGACATATCgtccaaaataatattgcgattAACTATCCATTTTTTCCACCATCACTAGAGACAACAGTAAACGGTATAATATGCTGACTATATTTTACTTAATAATTTgtatcaaatattttttttgaaTCAAAGTGAAATGTATACATTTCGATCGAATGGCATTATGTAAAATACACTAATTGCCAATATATGTGAAAAGACATATATATTGATAACGGATGCTGCCCTTACACATATGGCGTTGATGTCAGACTCATGCCCAGTGAAGGTCTGTCTGCACATGCCCTCTCTGACATCCCAGAGCTTGGCGGAGGCATCACAAGCACCTGAGACAAATAGCCTTGTGTCAGGGGCCAAGGAGAGGCTCATGACATCACCGCTGTGCCCAGCAAACGTGGTCGTCTGCTGGCCAGTCTCGATATCCCATAGggcactgtaaaaaaaaattaacATCTAGTCAAACAAGCATGAGTTTCGATCCAAATGCACATCTAATCCACTTCAGGAAAATGAACAGTGTTGTAGTATTGAAAATAGACAGAGCGCAGCATCCCTACAGGAGGGGGAGTAATTCCTTTACTTACCAAGTGGTATCTCCAGAGCTTGTAATAATCTGGTTGTCATCAACAAAGCGACAGCAGGACAGATAACCTGGAATTGAGAGATATCATTTGTACATTACAACAAAAAATCTTCAGAAATGTTCCCACAGTAGTTTAAGTAGAAGAAAACAAAAGATAAGGATTTCATAGGAAACCAAAACAGAAGAAAAACCAAGCCACCAAACAGAAAATGTAGCCTACCTGTGTGTCCAGCGAGCTCCCGGCTCACACGCACATTCCCCTCGCGTGTCTTCAGGTTGTAAATAGAGCAGATGTTGTCCAGACCTCCACAGGCCACATAGTTTCCTGAAGGTGCATATGAGCAGGTCATGACCCAGGAAGAGCGTAGAGGAATGGCATGGACCTGCAAGgtgataaaataaaaaaaacatgaaaactTTCCACGCCTGAAGTAATAATCTCTTATAACAGGTGCATAGGTGAATAAAAAAAAACTGAAGTAGAATGGTTGAAGGGGCTGAATGAAACCCCTAGAATTGCAATGGAAACGTATAGTACAGAGCTTTGAAAGGTAAGCCACTGAAGTATATGACCTTGTTAGTGGTATAGCTGTCCCAAATGATGAGTTTACCATCTTGGGAAGCACTGACCAAGAGCCTGTAAGAAAGAGTGGAAACATGTAAGGTCATGGAATAACAGTTTCCCTATGAGAAATAGTAAGCACACTTCTTTTTTGTCCAACAATAACTACATTCTGCATGAAATAGAATAGCAAACTAAAAGCAATTTATCAAGACTGCGTTGCCTTGTAACTTGACAATAATAGCAACACATGCTTAGTCATAACACCTACGTACATTTAAAGCTCGCCCACTATGCCTACTGTATATCATGTGGAAGCATAGAATCACCAATTCATGCCAAAGGTCATACAAATGCATACCGTACCAACTTCTACACTTGACAACGGGAGTCATTCAACTATTTGTCACTGTAAAAGAAATCCCCAGTTTGCGAAAGACACTATAAAATTTTACTTGGTTTACCTGGAATCAGTGCCCCAATGCATGGCATAGATCTTAGCCAAATGTCCCCTCAG
This genomic window from Oncorhynchus nerka isolate Pitt River linkage group LG2, Oner_Uvic_2.0, whole genome shotgun sequence contains:
- the LOC115136367 gene encoding guanine nucleotide-binding protein G(I)/G(S)/G(T) subunit beta-1-like, whose product is MSELDQLRQEAEQLKSQIRDARKACADATLSQITANIDPVGRIQMRTRRTLRGHLAKIYAMHWGTDSRLLVSASQDGKLIIWDSYTTNKVHAIPLRSSWVMTCSYAPSGNYVACGGLDNICSIYNLKTREGNVRVSRELAGHTGYLSCCRFVDDNQIITSSGDTTCALWDIETGQQTTTFAGHSGDVMSLSLAPDTRLFVSGACDASAKLWDVREGMCRQTFTGHESDINAICFFPNGNAFCTGSDDATCRLFDLRADQELMCYSHDNIICGITSVAFSKSGRLLLAGYDDFNCNVWDTLKADRAGVLAGHDNRVSCLGVTDDGMAVATGSWDSFLKIWN